A window of Gouania willdenowi chromosome 12, fGouWil2.1, whole genome shotgun sequence contains these coding sequences:
- the ark2n gene encoding protein ARK2N isoform X4 — MRMADSEKAEELVNAECPRECLDEAQSAMASVHEEQDEYLKTEATTTTSTSSPPREKEADSPLNTEGEQSLLSMPCLMKELRRESGESQHASTGSDKPASHPIYESDSSNPCMLSPSSSGHLADSDTLSSGEEAAAAPPPPPLGEDEGNMEATEQEAGKQTSASASGVRKSRRSRSESEMLPNAKAAKKNRCQPAVAAIGGQEKQTNGKLGKVKAHRSQKHKERMRLLRQKREAAARKKYNLLQDSSTSDSELTCDSSTSSSDDEDDDTSGGSKTIKTDAAGARPQQSGRRRRSDIVEFDSVFQRLEDVSNFWNVQLQRNEERNQSMLNRLFEGIRSLQHSAVAQQFTTASNPTQAPSYCTGME, encoded by the exons ATGAGGATGGCTGATTCAGAGAAAGCAGAAGAATTGGTAAACGCTGAGTGTCCCCGAGAGTGCCTTGATGAAGCACAATCAGCCATGGCATCTGTTCATGAGGAACAGGATGAGTACCTGAAAACAGAggctaccaccaccaccagcaccAGCTCGCCCCCCAGAGAGAAGGAGGCGGACAGTCCTTTGAACACAGAGGGCGAACAGAGTCTCCTCTCCATGCCGTGTCTGATGAAAGAACTCCGCAGGGAATCTGGAGAGTCTCAGCATGCGTCTACCGGGAGCGACAAGCCTGCGTCTCACCCTATCTATGAGAGTGACTCATCAAATCCCTGCATGCTCTCCCCTTCTTCCAGTGGCCACCTGGCTGACTCAGACACTCTATCCTCAGGGgaagaagctgctgctgctcctcctcctcctcctttaggGGAGGATGAGGGAAACATGGAAGCTACCGAGCAAGAGGCGGGAAAACAAACCTCCGCCTCGGCGTCCGGGGTCAGGAAGTCCCGGCGGTCACGTTCCGAGAGCGAAATGCTTCCCAACGCAAAGGCCGCGAAAAAGAACCGTTGCCAGCCCGCGGTGGCGGCGATAGGAGGTCAGGAGAAGCAAACCAATGGCAAACTGGGTAAAGTCAAAGCTCACCGGAGCCAGAAGCACAAGGAGCGCATGCGACTGCTTAGGCAAAAACGGGAAGCGGCCGCGAGGAAGAAGTACAACCTGCTCCAGGACAGCAGCACCAGTGACAGCGAGCTGACGTGCGACTCCAGCACCAGTTCCTCCGACGACGAAGACGACGATACTTCAGGGGGTAGCAAGACAATCAAGACAGATGCTGCAG GAGCAAGACCACAGCAGTCTGGGAGGAGGCGGCGCAGCGACATAGTGGAGTTTGACTCTGTGTTCCAGAGGTTGGAGGACGTGAGTAACTTTTGGAATGTGCAGCTGCAGAGGAACGAGGAGAGAAACCAAAGCATGCTCAACAGGCTGTTTGAGGGCATCAGGAGCCTTCAGCATTCAGCTGTAGCACAACAGTTCACTACGGCCTCAAACCCAACACAGGCACCGTCCTACTGCACAGGCATGGAATAG
- the ark2n gene encoding protein ARK2N isoform X2, with protein sequence MRMADSEKAEELVNAECPRECLDEAQSAMASVHEEQDEYLKTEATTTTSTSSPPREKEADSPLNTEGEQSLLSMPCLMKELRRESGESQHASTGSDKPASHPIYESDSSNPCMLSPSSSGHLADSDTLSSGEEAAAAPPPPPLGEDEGNMEATEQEAGKQTSASASGVRKSRRSRSESEMLPNAKAAKKNRCQPAVAAIGGQEKQTNGKLGKVKAHRSQKHKERMRLLRQKREAAARKKYNLLQDSSTSDSELTCDSSTSSSDDEDDDTSGGSKTIKTDAAAGFRRASEKSRVGAQIHGLLESGPWDRNGIGSVLEEAMTRFAVMQRQTEERFRVWMEKLAHLDSDNDSSKRSSDAPEGQQPLIQGSRLSPPSSFLPSSESAETMAAYMLARESNNLNSTPINNVLPEVAAQNGNLGVPDPSVLNV encoded by the exons ATGAGGATGGCTGATTCAGAGAAAGCAGAAGAATTGGTAAACGCTGAGTGTCCCCGAGAGTGCCTTGATGAAGCACAATCAGCCATGGCATCTGTTCATGAGGAACAGGATGAGTACCTGAAAACAGAggctaccaccaccaccagcaccAGCTCGCCCCCCAGAGAGAAGGAGGCGGACAGTCCTTTGAACACAGAGGGCGAACAGAGTCTCCTCTCCATGCCGTGTCTGATGAAAGAACTCCGCAGGGAATCTGGAGAGTCTCAGCATGCGTCTACCGGGAGCGACAAGCCTGCGTCTCACCCTATCTATGAGAGTGACTCATCAAATCCCTGCATGCTCTCCCCTTCTTCCAGTGGCCACCTGGCTGACTCAGACACTCTATCCTCAGGGgaagaagctgctgctgctcctcctcctcctcctttaggGGAGGATGAGGGAAACATGGAAGCTACCGAGCAAGAGGCGGGAAAACAAACCTCCGCCTCGGCGTCCGGGGTCAGGAAGTCCCGGCGGTCACGTTCCGAGAGCGAAATGCTTCCCAACGCAAAGGCCGCGAAAAAGAACCGTTGCCAGCCCGCGGTGGCGGCGATAGGAGGTCAGGAGAAGCAAACCAATGGCAAACTGGGTAAAGTCAAAGCTCACCGGAGCCAGAAGCACAAGGAGCGCATGCGACTGCTTAGGCAAAAACGGGAAGCGGCCGCGAGGAAGAAGTACAACCTGCTCCAGGACAGCAGCACCAGTGACAGCGAGCTGACGTGCGACTCCAGCACCAGTTCCTCCGACGACGAAGACGACGATACTTCAGGGGGTAGCAAGACAATCAAGACAGATGCTGCAG CTGGCTTCAGACGTGCATCGGAGAAATCCAGAGTGGGCGCCCAGATTCATGGGCTGCTGGAGAGCGGCCCGTGGGACAGGAACGGCATCGGCAGTGTTCTGGAGGAGGCCATGACACGCTTTGCTGTGATGCAGCGTCAGACTGAGGAGCGCTTCCGCGTGTGGATGGAAAAACTCGCGCACCTGGACTCGGACAACGATTCTTCCAAGCGCTCGAGTGACGCCCCCGAGGGCCAGCAGCCCCTCATCCAGGGCTCTCGACTTTCCCCGCCCAGTTCCTTTTTGCCATCGTCAGAATCTGCAGAGACTATGGCCGCCTACATGTTGGCGCGGGAGAGCAACAACCTCAACTCCACACCCATTAACAACGTGTTGCCTGAAGTTGCCGCTCAGAATGGGAATCTAGGCGTTCCAGACCCGAGTGTTTTGAATGTTTAG
- the ark2n gene encoding protein ARK2N isoform X1, whose amino-acid sequence MRMADSEKAEELVNAECPRECLDEAQSAMASVHEEQDEYLKTEATTTTSTSSPPREKEADSPLNTEGEQSLLSMPCLMKELRRESGESQHASTGSDKPASHPIYESDSSNPCMLSPSSSGHLADSDTLSSGEEAAAAPPPPPLGEDEGNMEATEQEAGKQTSASASGVRKSRRSRSESEMLPNAKAAKKNRCQPAVAAIGGQEKQTNGKLGKVKAHRSQKHKERMRLLRQKREAAARKKYNLLQDSSTSDSELTCDSSTSSSDDEDDDTSGGSKTIKTDAADGPPVVGHYDISDTDSNQEGMSAERVRPTVIKHELKTHRGRDLAAYSGCIRALSSTSGHGEAELVHKESIQQKGKINIASSDSEVEIVGVQEKARCAHPCGGVIKSLSSWKESSLEQLNSTNQSQHWTSVSPQQNWASPPEVVDLTLDEDAGHKYLL is encoded by the exons ATGAGGATGGCTGATTCAGAGAAAGCAGAAGAATTGGTAAACGCTGAGTGTCCCCGAGAGTGCCTTGATGAAGCACAATCAGCCATGGCATCTGTTCATGAGGAACAGGATGAGTACCTGAAAACAGAggctaccaccaccaccagcaccAGCTCGCCCCCCAGAGAGAAGGAGGCGGACAGTCCTTTGAACACAGAGGGCGAACAGAGTCTCCTCTCCATGCCGTGTCTGATGAAAGAACTCCGCAGGGAATCTGGAGAGTCTCAGCATGCGTCTACCGGGAGCGACAAGCCTGCGTCTCACCCTATCTATGAGAGTGACTCATCAAATCCCTGCATGCTCTCCCCTTCTTCCAGTGGCCACCTGGCTGACTCAGACACTCTATCCTCAGGGgaagaagctgctgctgctcctcctcctcctcctttaggGGAGGATGAGGGAAACATGGAAGCTACCGAGCAAGAGGCGGGAAAACAAACCTCCGCCTCGGCGTCCGGGGTCAGGAAGTCCCGGCGGTCACGTTCCGAGAGCGAAATGCTTCCCAACGCAAAGGCCGCGAAAAAGAACCGTTGCCAGCCCGCGGTGGCGGCGATAGGAGGTCAGGAGAAGCAAACCAATGGCAAACTGGGTAAAGTCAAAGCTCACCGGAGCCAGAAGCACAAGGAGCGCATGCGACTGCTTAGGCAAAAACGGGAAGCGGCCGCGAGGAAGAAGTACAACCTGCTCCAGGACAGCAGCACCAGTGACAGCGAGCTGACGTGCGACTCCAGCACCAGTTCCTCCGACGACGAAGACGACGATACTTCAGGGGGTAGCAAGACAATCAAGACAGATGCTGCAG ACGGGCCTCCAGTAGTGGGTCACTATGATATTTCAGACACTGATTCTAACCAGGAGGGTATGAGTGCGGAGAGAGTCCGGCCCACGGTGATAAAGCATGagctaaaaacacacagaggccGTGATTTGGCAGCTTACTCTGGGTGTATAAGAGCTCTGAGCTCGACCTCAG GCCACGGTGAGGCTGAGCTGGTGCACAAGGAAAGCATTCAACAAAAGGGCAAGATAAATATCGCTTCATCCGACAGTGAGGTGGAAATAGTCGGAGTACAAGAGAAAGCACG ATGTGCACACCCATGTGGAGGGGTAATAAAGAGTCTTTCTTCCTGGAAGGAGAGTTCCCTGGAGCAATTAAACAGCACAAATCAATCCCAGCACTGGACTAGTGTTTCCCCACAGCAGAACTGGGCGTCCCCCCCTGAGGTGGTGGACCTCACGCTGGACGAGGACGCCGGGCACAAATACCTTCTTTAA
- the ark2n gene encoding protein ARK2N isoform X3, with the protein MRMADSEKAEELVNAECPRECLDEAQSAMASVHEEQDEYLKTEATTTTSTSSPPREKEADSPLNTEGEQSLLSMPCLMKELRRESGESQHASTGSDKPASHPIYESDSSNPCMLSPSSSGHLADSDTLSSGEEAAAAPPPPPLGEDEGNMEATEQEAGKQTSASASGVRKSRRSRSESEMLPNAKAAKKNRCQPAVAAIGGQEKQTNGKLGKVKAHRSQKHKERMRLLRQKREAAARKKYNLLQDSSTSDSELTCDSSTSSSDDEDDDTSGGSKTIKTDAAGHGEAELVHKESIQQKGKINIASSDSEVEIVGVQEKARCAHPCGGVIKSLSSWKESSLEQLNSTNQSQHWTSVSPQQNWASPPEVVDLTLDEDAGHKYLL; encoded by the exons ATGAGGATGGCTGATTCAGAGAAAGCAGAAGAATTGGTAAACGCTGAGTGTCCCCGAGAGTGCCTTGATGAAGCACAATCAGCCATGGCATCTGTTCATGAGGAACAGGATGAGTACCTGAAAACAGAggctaccaccaccaccagcaccAGCTCGCCCCCCAGAGAGAAGGAGGCGGACAGTCCTTTGAACACAGAGGGCGAACAGAGTCTCCTCTCCATGCCGTGTCTGATGAAAGAACTCCGCAGGGAATCTGGAGAGTCTCAGCATGCGTCTACCGGGAGCGACAAGCCTGCGTCTCACCCTATCTATGAGAGTGACTCATCAAATCCCTGCATGCTCTCCCCTTCTTCCAGTGGCCACCTGGCTGACTCAGACACTCTATCCTCAGGGgaagaagctgctgctgctcctcctcctcctcctttaggGGAGGATGAGGGAAACATGGAAGCTACCGAGCAAGAGGCGGGAAAACAAACCTCCGCCTCGGCGTCCGGGGTCAGGAAGTCCCGGCGGTCACGTTCCGAGAGCGAAATGCTTCCCAACGCAAAGGCCGCGAAAAAGAACCGTTGCCAGCCCGCGGTGGCGGCGATAGGAGGTCAGGAGAAGCAAACCAATGGCAAACTGGGTAAAGTCAAAGCTCACCGGAGCCAGAAGCACAAGGAGCGCATGCGACTGCTTAGGCAAAAACGGGAAGCGGCCGCGAGGAAGAAGTACAACCTGCTCCAGGACAGCAGCACCAGTGACAGCGAGCTGACGTGCGACTCCAGCACCAGTTCCTCCGACGACGAAGACGACGATACTTCAGGGGGTAGCAAGACAATCAAGACAGATGCTGCAG GCCACGGTGAGGCTGAGCTGGTGCACAAGGAAAGCATTCAACAAAAGGGCAAGATAAATATCGCTTCATCCGACAGTGAGGTGGAAATAGTCGGAGTACAAGAGAAAGCACG ATGTGCACACCCATGTGGAGGGGTAATAAAGAGTCTTTCTTCCTGGAAGGAGAGTTCCCTGGAGCAATTAAACAGCACAAATCAATCCCAGCACTGGACTAGTGTTTCCCCACAGCAGAACTGGGCGTCCCCCCCTGAGGTGGTGGACCTCACGCTGGACGAGGACGCCGGGCACAAATACCTTCTTTAA